A part of Gramella sp. MAR_2010_147 genomic DNA contains:
- a CDS encoding DUF4835 family protein has protein sequence MRKLLTFILVFSGLQLSTAQQLNCEIIVNAEQTGQTNLSVFKTLERALNEFVNQTTWTDRNFQNHERINCSMFITINSFEGESFNGTIQVQSSRPVYGTSMITPVFNFNDEQFGFSYREYQPLNYSQNNYTSNLISVVSFYVYTILGMDADTFALDGGTEYYEEANRIVTNAQQGNSQGWRGSDGQRSRFRLNADLLANTYAEYRTALYKYHRLGLDVMHEDVLSGKNAIAEALNDLEVMNNRRNNSLLLRTFLDAKAEEVTSVYSGGAPIENSAELIETLNSIAPRYARNWRNIQ, from the coding sequence ATGCGTAAACTACTCACATTTATACTGGTTTTTAGTGGGCTGCAGCTAAGTACTGCACAGCAGCTTAATTGTGAGATTATTGTAAATGCTGAACAAACGGGACAAACCAATCTGTCTGTTTTTAAAACTCTGGAGCGTGCCTTAAACGAATTTGTTAATCAAACTACCTGGACAGACAGGAATTTTCAAAATCACGAACGTATTAACTGCAGTATGTTTATTACGATAAACAGTTTTGAAGGGGAAAGTTTTAATGGCACTATACAGGTGCAATCATCACGACCGGTTTACGGGACTTCTATGATCACTCCCGTTTTTAATTTCAATGATGAGCAGTTTGGTTTTAGTTACAGGGAGTATCAGCCCCTTAATTATAGTCAGAATAATTATACATCCAATCTAATTTCAGTAGTTTCATTTTATGTTTATACTATTCTGGGCATGGATGCAGATACTTTTGCGCTGGATGGTGGAACAGAATATTATGAGGAAGCTAATAGAATTGTGACCAATGCACAGCAAGGAAATTCCCAGGGTTGGAGAGGTTCTGACGGGCAACGCTCAAGATTCCGTTTGAATGCTGATCTGCTTGCAAATACCTATGCTGAATATAGAACAGCACTTTACAAATATCATCGTTTAGGCCTGGATGTGATGCATGAAGATGTTCTTTCCGGCAAAAATGCAATTGCTGAAGCTTTAAATGATCTGGAAGTAATGAACAATCGTCGTAATAATTCATTGCTGTTAAGAACTTTTCTTGATGCCAAAGCAGAAGAGGTTACTTCTGTTTATTCTGGTGGTGCACCTATAGAAAATAGCGCAGAGCTTATTGAAACTCTTAATAGTATTGCTCCCAGGTATGCCAGAAACTGGAGGAATATTCAGTAG
- the coaBC gene encoding bifunctional phosphopantothenoylcysteine decarboxylase/phosphopantothenate--cysteine ligase CoaBC, producing the protein MSVLKGKNVLLGITGGIAAFKTAALVRLFVKAGANVKVVMTPAAKEFITPLTLSTLSKNEVFSSFTDEEDENATWNNHVELGLWADFMLIAPATASTLSKMASGNSDNFLLATYLSAKCPVFFAPAMDLDMYKHPSTKNSFQKLQEYENIMIPAGEGELASSLHGEGRMAEPEEILHFIENYYSEDLPLKGRKILITAGPTYEAIDPVRFIGNHSSGKMGYEIAETAMKMGAAVTLISGPTHLNTDEKNINLIRVTSTREMYEAALSNFGDTDVFISAAAVADYKPKYVAEKKIKKNDESLSLELTKTEDILASLGAKKKNQKLIGFALETNNEVENARKKLKKKKLDFIVLNSLNDKGAGFKSDTNKISIIYPDRKKDFELKSKKEVAGDILREIIDLINA; encoded by the coding sequence ATGTCTGTACTTAAAGGCAAGAATGTTTTATTAGGGATTACCGGCGGTATTGCCGCCTTTAAAACTGCCGCGTTAGTACGTTTATTTGTAAAAGCTGGTGCCAATGTAAAAGTTGTAATGACACCGGCTGCAAAAGAATTTATCACTCCGCTTACACTTTCCACACTTTCTAAGAACGAAGTGTTCTCTTCATTTACAGATGAAGAAGATGAAAATGCAACCTGGAATAATCACGTTGAACTCGGCCTTTGGGCCGATTTCATGCTTATAGCCCCTGCTACAGCCAGTACACTTTCTAAAATGGCATCGGGAAATAGCGATAATTTTTTACTGGCAACTTACCTTTCTGCTAAATGTCCTGTATTCTTTGCACCGGCGATGGATCTTGATATGTACAAGCATCCATCTACTAAAAATAGCTTTCAGAAACTACAGGAATATGAGAATATCATGATCCCTGCAGGTGAAGGTGAACTCGCCAGTAGTTTGCATGGAGAAGGAAGGATGGCTGAGCCCGAAGAGATCCTCCACTTTATTGAAAATTATTATTCTGAAGACCTGCCATTAAAAGGGAGAAAGATACTTATTACTGCAGGTCCTACATACGAAGCTATAGATCCTGTTCGTTTTATAGGTAATCATTCCAGCGGCAAGATGGGATATGAAATAGCTGAAACGGCTATGAAAATGGGAGCTGCGGTCACCCTAATTTCCGGGCCTACTCATTTGAATACGGACGAGAAAAATATTAATTTAATTAGAGTGACCAGTACAAGAGAAATGTACGAGGCAGCTCTTTCTAATTTTGGAGATACTGATGTTTTTATTTCTGCAGCCGCGGTCGCCGATTATAAACCAAAATATGTTGCAGAAAAGAAGATCAAAAAAAATGACGAATCTCTAAGCTTAGAGTTGACGAAAACCGAAGATATTCTGGCTAGCTTAGGTGCTAAGAAGAAAAATCAGAAGCTAATTGGTTTTGCTTTAGAAACGAACAACGAAGTTGAGAATGCAAGAAAAAAACTTAAAAAGAAGAAACTTGACTTTATTGTTTTAAATTCACTCAACGATAAAGGAGCGGGGTTTAAAAGCGACACGAATAAGATTAGTATTATCTACCCGGATAGGAAAAAGGATTTTGAACTAAAATCCAAGAAAGAAGTCGCCGGGGATATTTTAAGAGAAATCATAGATTTAATTAATGCGTAA
- a CDS encoding DNA-directed RNA polymerase subunit omega, with the protein MDFKKIDAPVNTTTINRNKVDEPTGNIYEAISIVAKRAGQINGEIKKELLEKLDEFATYNDSLDEIFENKEQIEVSKFYERLPKPQSLATQEWLEDKIYYRNTKEEIEE; encoded by the coding sequence ATGGATTTTAAGAAAATTGATGCACCGGTTAACACTACTACTATTAATAGAAATAAAGTAGATGAGCCAACCGGAAATATTTATGAAGCGATCTCAATAGTTGCAAAACGAGCAGGGCAGATCAATGGTGAAATTAAAAAGGAATTGCTGGAGAAGCTTGATGAATTCGCTACTTACAATGATTCTTTAGATGAGATTTTTGAGAACAAGGAGCAAATTGAAGTTTCTAAATTCTATGAAAGATTACCAAAGCCACAATCGCTTGCGACTCAGGAATGGTTAGAAGATAAGATCTACTACCGTAACACCAAAGAAGAGATCGAAGAATAG
- the bamD gene encoding outer membrane protein assembly factor BamD, with protein MKKGILVLGLLFATVSCSEYQKLLRSEETAPKYSTAEQLYNEGKEEDSNKKLRKALKLLEQIEPEFRGKPQGERLVFLLADTYYQLGDYFNAPFQFERFLQLYPNSQKAEEASFKAASCYFYRSPRYSLDQTDTHKAIEELQVYLNAYPEGEFNEEANKMATELLVKLEKKAYEIAKQYHHTEYYKAAIASFNNFIANYPGSPFREAAFYYRFDSAYRLAINSFEVLMEDRLIEAKEFYNSYKKYYPEGEYTPQLEDSLLEIDKSLQNF; from the coding sequence ATGAAAAAAGGAATTCTTGTTTTGGGGCTGCTGTTTGCTACAGTATCTTGTAGTGAGTACCAAAAGCTACTTAGAAGCGAGGAAACTGCGCCAAAATATTCGACAGCAGAGCAACTGTATAATGAAGGCAAGGAAGAAGATAGTAATAAGAAGCTTAGAAAGGCTTTGAAATTACTGGAGCAGATAGAGCCTGAATTTCGTGGTAAACCTCAGGGAGAAAGACTGGTGTTCTTACTGGCAGATACGTATTACCAACTTGGGGATTATTTTAATGCACCGTTCCAATTTGAAAGATTTCTTCAATTGTATCCAAACAGTCAGAAAGCTGAAGAGGCATCTTTTAAAGCAGCATCATGCTATTTTTATCGTTCACCAAGATATAGTCTTGATCAAACAGATACGCATAAGGCAATTGAAGAGCTTCAGGTTTATTTAAATGCATATCCTGAAGGAGAATTCAATGAAGAAGCCAATAAAATGGCTACAGAGTTACTGGTAAAGCTTGAAAAAAAGGCCTACGAGATCGCCAAGCAATATCACCATACAGAATATTATAAAGCGGCGATAGCTTCCTTTAATAATTTTATTGCAAATTACCCTGGCTCTCCTTTTAGGGAAGCCGCATTTTATTACAGGTTTGATTCAGCTTATAGACTTGCCATTAACAGTTTCGAGGTTTTAATGGAAGATAGATTAATAGAAGCTAAAGAGTTTTACAATTCTTACAAAAAATATTACCCTGAAGGAGAATATACTCCTCAATTGGAAGATTCTCTATTAGAGATAGACAAAAGCTTACAAAATTTTTAA
- the dapA gene encoding 4-hydroxy-tetrahydrodipicolinate synthase has product MEAFVGTGVALITPFKEDLTVDTEALSNLVKDQIVNGIEYLVVLGTTAESATLSKDEKELIKKVVKTANAGKLPLVLGIGGNNTAGVVDELKTTDLDGFDAILSVSPYYNKPTQEGIYRHFKAVSEASPLPIILYNVPGRTASNVLPETINRIARDLENVIGVKEAAGDIVQAMKLISLVPEDFKVISGDDMITLPMTLAGGKGVISVIGQGLPKEFSNMVRAGLKGEVSEAYNLHYKIAPSIDLIFAEGNPAGIKALLSKKGMISNTLRLPLVEATEALQNKINDFIDNF; this is encoded by the coding sequence ATGGAAGCCTTTGTTGGAACGGGAGTAGCACTAATTACTCCATTTAAAGAGGATTTAACTGTAGATACAGAAGCTTTGAGCAACCTGGTAAAAGATCAGATTGTGAACGGTATAGAATATCTTGTAGTTTTGGGAACCACTGCAGAAAGTGCGACACTCTCAAAAGATGAAAAGGAATTAATAAAGAAGGTGGTTAAAACAGCAAATGCCGGCAAATTACCTTTAGTTCTTGGCATAGGAGGGAATAATACGGCTGGCGTAGTGGACGAGTTAAAAACTACTGATCTTGACGGTTTTGACGCAATTCTGTCAGTTTCTCCATATTATAATAAACCAACACAAGAAGGAATTTATCGTCATTTTAAAGCAGTGTCTGAAGCTTCACCGTTACCAATTATTCTTTATAATGTTCCTGGTAGGACCGCTTCAAATGTATTGCCTGAAACGATTAATAGAATTGCCAGAGACCTTGAAAATGTTATTGGCGTAAAAGAAGCTGCTGGAGATATAGTTCAGGCGATGAAATTAATAAGTTTAGTTCCTGAAGATTTTAAAGTGATTTCCGGGGACGATATGATCACTCTGCCAATGACGCTTGCCGGAGGGAAAGGAGTGATCTCGGTAATTGGTCAGGGATTGCCAAAAGAATTTTCAAATATGGTAAGAGCGGGACTTAAAGGAGAAGTATCAGAAGCTTATAATTTACATTATAAAATAGCACCTTCTATAGACCTGATTTTTGCTGAAGGAAATCCGGCAGGAATTAAGGCTTTGCTTTCAAAAAAAGGAATGATCAGCAATACTTTAAGACTTCCTCTTGTTGAAGCGACTGAAGCTTTGCAAAATAAGATCAACGATTTTATAGATAATTTCTAG
- a CDS encoding 5'-nucleotidase, giving the protein MKFYRLLMIVFTTIIFSCKSEKNSISKIDSERISIDNSLNDDSEISDFIKPYKQHLNATLDSVLAYNPELLSKSKGDLNTAIGNLMADTVYLQANPVFKRRTGKEIDMVLLNHGGIRSEIPSGNITSRTAYEIMPFENEIVVAELTAKKIKQMLKYLEKAKTAHPVSGIKILANRNYKIIKATINNKEIEDDRTYYVATSDYLVTGGDNMRFFKNPASLHSTDYKIRNAMIDYFNKIDTIKAKIDDRYIRN; this is encoded by the coding sequence ATGAAATTTTACCGGCTTTTAATGATTGTTTTTACCACGATCATCTTCTCTTGTAAATCTGAGAAAAATAGCATCTCTAAAATCGATTCTGAACGGATATCGATTGACAATTCACTCAATGACGATTCAGAAATTTCAGATTTTATAAAACCCTATAAACAACACCTCAACGCCACACTGGATTCAGTTTTAGCATACAACCCTGAATTGCTATCTAAAAGTAAAGGTGATCTTAATACAGCGATTGGCAACCTAATGGCAGATACTGTTTACCTGCAGGCAAATCCGGTTTTTAAAAGAAGGACCGGAAAAGAAATTGATATGGTTTTGCTCAATCACGGCGGAATACGTTCTGAAATCCCTTCAGGTAATATTACATCCAGAACTGCCTACGAGATCATGCCTTTCGAAAATGAGATCGTAGTAGCTGAGCTCACCGCAAAGAAAATCAAACAAATGTTGAAATACCTGGAAAAGGCTAAGACCGCACATCCGGTAAGCGGAATTAAAATCCTGGCTAATAGGAATTATAAGATCATAAAGGCAACAATTAACAATAAGGAAATAGAAGACGATAGAACCTATTATGTGGCAACATCAGATTACCTTGTGACTGGCGGCGACAACATGCGATTTTTTAAGAATCCCGCAAGCTTGCATAGTACAGATTACAAGATTAGAAATGCCATGATAGATTATTTTAATAAAATAGATACCATCAAGGCAAAAATAGATGATCGCTATATTAGAAACTAA
- a CDS encoding M15 family metallopeptidase produces the protein MGDFVQNFLLKIISGIVLFSASLEAQEIPEGFVYIDEVIPDIVYDIRYAGAHNFVGKPINGYENAQAILSKPAANALAKVQKELIQKDFMLKVFDAYRPQRAVNHFMEWARDSDDTIMKQEFYPEIAKKDLFQLGYIATKSGHSRGSTVDLTMINVSDCENVDMGGTYDFFGEISHHNTTQISEQQKKNREILRLIMRKYGFRSYSEEWWHYTYDMEPYPATYFDFPVK, from the coding sequence ATGGGAGATTTTGTTCAGAATTTTTTATTAAAAATAATTTCAGGCATTGTGTTGTTTTCAGCTTCATTGGAAGCGCAGGAAATCCCTGAGGGTTTTGTTTATATAGATGAGGTTATTCCGGATATCGTTTATGACATAAGGTATGCCGGAGCGCATAACTTCGTGGGGAAACCAATTAACGGGTATGAAAATGCACAGGCTATTTTAAGTAAACCGGCCGCAAATGCTCTGGCGAAAGTTCAAAAGGAGCTTATTCAGAAAGATTTTATGCTTAAGGTTTTTGATGCTTACAGACCGCAGAGGGCTGTTAATCATTTTATGGAATGGGCCAGGGACAGTGATGATACAATAATGAAGCAGGAATTCTATCCTGAAATCGCTAAAAAAGATCTTTTTCAATTGGGTTACATCGCAACCAAATCTGGTCATTCACGGGGAAGTACGGTGGATCTAACGATGATCAACGTTAGCGACTGTGAGAATGTAGATATGGGTGGAACTTATGATTTCTTTGGAGAAATTTCTCATCATAATACTACTCAAATTTCAGAACAACAGAAGAAGAATCGAGAAATTTTGCGTTTGATCATGCGTAAATATGGATTCAGGTCTTATTCAGAAGAGTGGTGGCATTATACCTATGATATGGAGCCATATCCGGCTACTTATTTTGATTTTCCGGTAAAATAA
- the ligA gene encoding NAD-dependent DNA ligase LigA: MDVEKKIQGLREELQQHNYNYYVLDTPQISDYDFDMKLKELQELEDKHPEFQDANSPTQRVGGMITKNFETLVHENRMYSLSNAYSKEELEDWETRIRKIVEGKVQFVCELKYDGASISLTYENGILERAVTRGDGFQGDNVTNNVRTIRSVPLKLKGVYPEKFDIRGEIVLPYEGFAKMNAERVEMGEEPYANPRNTASGSLKLQDSAEVAKRPLECLLYSITGNNTGVGSQFEGLEKARKWGFKVPAESELKDSITEVLQYVNYWDEHRHDLPYETDGVVVKVNDFHQQEELGHTAKSPRWAIAYKFKAEQESTKLNKITYQVGRTGAITPVANLDAVQLAGTIVRRASLHNADQIEKLDVREGDTVFVEKGGEIIPKIVGVDFTKRDPESEPTKYATHCPECETELVRNEGEAQHYCPNVNGCPPQIIGRIQHYISRKAMDIEGLGGETVALLVKADLIENYADLYTLKKENVLPLERMAEKSADNLISGIEKSKEIPFERVLFALGIRYVGETVAKKLAKHFKNIDALMTASEEELVNLDEIGERIAWSVVDFFNTEANRENVERLKEYGIQLEISAEKLANQTSILEGNTFVISGVFEKVSRNDLKKMIEDNGGKVSSSISSKTNYLVAGANMGPSKLAKAEKLGTNIISEDDFLQMLA; encoded by the coding sequence ATGGACGTCGAAAAGAAAATTCAGGGACTTCGCGAAGAACTTCAGCAGCATAATTACAACTATTATGTGCTGGATACCCCCCAGATTAGCGATTATGATTTCGATATGAAATTGAAGGAACTTCAGGAGCTTGAAGACAAGCATCCGGAGTTTCAGGATGCAAATTCCCCTACCCAGAGAGTAGGGGGTATGATTACAAAGAATTTTGAAACTTTGGTTCATGAAAACAGAATGTATTCCCTTTCTAACGCGTATTCCAAAGAAGAACTGGAAGATTGGGAGACAAGAATTAGGAAGATCGTAGAAGGGAAAGTGCAATTTGTTTGTGAATTAAAATATGATGGAGCTTCTATTAGTCTTACCTATGAAAATGGAATTCTAGAGCGCGCGGTAACTCGTGGTGATGGATTCCAGGGCGATAATGTGACCAATAATGTGAGAACTATAAGGTCTGTTCCTTTAAAGCTTAAAGGAGTTTATCCTGAAAAATTTGACATTCGAGGAGAAATTGTCCTTCCCTATGAGGGATTTGCTAAAATGAATGCAGAGAGAGTTGAGATGGGGGAAGAACCTTATGCAAATCCCAGGAATACGGCTTCGGGAAGTCTGAAATTGCAGGATAGTGCTGAGGTTGCCAAACGTCCGCTGGAATGCCTTTTATATAGTATTACAGGAAATAACACCGGAGTTGGTTCTCAATTTGAAGGGCTCGAAAAAGCCAGAAAGTGGGGTTTTAAAGTGCCGGCAGAATCTGAATTAAAAGATTCTATTACCGAGGTGCTCCAATATGTCAATTATTGGGATGAACATCGTCATGACCTGCCTTACGAAACTGATGGGGTAGTAGTGAAAGTGAACGATTTCCATCAGCAGGAAGAATTAGGGCATACCGCTAAATCGCCACGTTGGGCTATTGCTTATAAATTTAAAGCCGAACAGGAGTCTACCAAATTGAATAAGATCACCTATCAGGTAGGGCGAACAGGAGCAATCACTCCAGTGGCCAATCTAGATGCGGTTCAATTGGCAGGAACCATAGTAAGAAGAGCATCCCTGCATAATGCAGATCAGATTGAAAAGCTCGACGTGCGGGAAGGTGATACCGTTTTTGTTGAAAAAGGCGGAGAAATTATTCCGAAGATCGTAGGGGTAGATTTTACGAAACGCGATCCTGAATCTGAGCCAACTAAATATGCAACTCATTGTCCCGAATGTGAAACTGAATTGGTGAGAAATGAAGGAGAAGCACAGCATTACTGCCCGAATGTAAATGGTTGTCCGCCACAAATAATAGGTCGTATTCAGCATTACATTTCTCGAAAAGCGATGGATATTGAAGGTCTTGGTGGGGAAACCGTAGCACTTCTGGTGAAAGCCGATCTAATAGAAAACTATGCTGATCTTTATACGCTTAAAAAAGAGAATGTTCTCCCTCTGGAAAGAATGGCAGAAAAATCTGCTGACAATCTTATTTCAGGAATTGAAAAATCTAAGGAAATCCCTTTTGAAAGAGTTTTGTTTGCACTGGGCATTCGATATGTAGGAGAAACGGTAGCAAAAAAACTGGCCAAACATTTCAAGAACATAGATGCCTTAATGACCGCTTCAGAGGAGGAACTGGTAAACCTTGATGAAATAGGGGAACGTATAGCCTGGAGTGTGGTAGATTTCTTTAACACAGAGGCTAATCGTGAAAATGTAGAGAGATTGAAAGAATATGGAATTCAGTTAGAGATCTCTGCGGAAAAACTGGCAAATCAAACCAGTATCCTGGAGGGGAATACTTTTGTGATTTCGGGTGTTTTTGAAAAAGTCTCTCGAAATGATCTGAAAAAAATGATCGAGGATAATGGAGGAAAAGTATCGAGTTCAATTTCTTCAAAAACCAATTATCTCGTTGCCGGAGCGAATATGGGACCAAGCAAATTAGCTAAAGCAGAAAAGCTAGGAACCAATATCATCAGTGAAGATGATTTTCTTCAAATGTTAGCCTGA
- a CDS encoding glyoxalase, whose product MKIRKLVVYSNNIESQLKFYQDRLGFAVIDQSEDSFELQLGYSVLRFEYKEEATPYHIALHIPDRQEEEAVAWLEGKRTILQFNDDKIIDFSNWQAMSVYFYDEDQNIMEFISRRNFSKPKSAIFDSSDIVGIAEIGLATNDLQQKFEKMKLDCGLNQFDGDLEKFCAIGEPSGLIITINKNEKDWFPTEDKAYASDFQLEFEHQSKTYQMDFSNDELKISEI is encoded by the coding sequence ATGAAGATAAGGAAGCTTGTCGTTTATAGTAACAATATTGAGTCCCAACTGAAGTTTTATCAGGATAGGTTGGGGTTTGCGGTTATAGATCAATCAGAAGATAGTTTTGAGCTTCAACTTGGCTATTCCGTTTTGAGATTTGAATATAAAGAAGAAGCTACGCCCTATCATATTGCCCTTCATATCCCAGACAGGCAGGAGGAGGAAGCGGTAGCATGGTTGGAAGGAAAACGTACGATTCTTCAGTTTAATGATGATAAAATTATAGATTTCAGCAACTGGCAGGCTATGTCGGTTTATTTTTATGATGAAGATCAAAATATCATGGAATTTATTTCGAGAAGAAATTTTAGTAAACCGAAATCTGCGATTTTTGATTCGTCTGATATTGTTGGAATTGCTGAAATAGGACTTGCCACGAATGATCTTCAGCAGAAATTTGAAAAAATGAAGCTGGATTGTGGATTGAATCAATTTGATGGTGATCTAGAAAAGTTCTGTGCTATTGGAGAGCCTTCAGGACTTATTATTACCATCAACAAGAATGAGAAAGACTGGTTTCCCACAGAGGATAAAGCGTATGCTTCAGATTTTCAACTGGAATTTGAACATCAGTCAAAAACATATCAAATGGATTTCAGCAATGACGAGCTGAAGATTTCAGAAATATAA
- a CDS encoding TIGR00730 family Rossman fold protein, which yields MNKELNKIKNLAVFCASSDGDSKQIFDTAYTVGKKMAEEEIRLVYGGSKLGLMGQVARGVMDHGGKTTGVIPDFLKTKEVVHEDLDKLITTQNMHERKMTINELSDAFLALPGGFGTFEELFEIVTWAQLGLHRKPIGLLNINGFYDDLIKMLNTMTSNGFLKKDNLEILLVADNFEDLLDEMRNFEPQPVPKWMNKNQT from the coding sequence ATGAATAAAGAATTAAATAAAATTAAGAATCTGGCGGTTTTTTGTGCCAGTAGTGACGGTGATAGCAAACAGATCTTTGATACCGCTTACACTGTGGGTAAAAAAATGGCCGAAGAAGAGATTAGACTGGTGTATGGAGGTAGTAAACTTGGCTTGATGGGACAGGTAGCCAGAGGAGTAATGGACCATGGAGGAAAAACTACGGGAGTGATCCCCGATTTTCTTAAGACGAAAGAAGTGGTACATGAAGATCTGGATAAACTTATTACCACGCAGAATATGCATGAGAGAAAAATGACCATTAATGAGCTTAGTGATGCTTTTTTAGCCTTGCCAGGAGGTTTTGGAACCTTTGAAGAACTCTTTGAGATTGTTACCTGGGCGCAATTAGGATTGCACCGTAAACCTATTGGCTTACTAAATATCAATGGCTTTTATGATGATCTCATAAAGATGCTGAATACAATGACCTCAAATGGGTTTTTAAAAAAGGATAATCTTGAAATTTTGCTGGTTGCAGATAACTTTGAGGATCTTCTGGATGAAATGAGGAATTTTGAGCCTCAACCAGTTCCTAAATGGATGAATAAAAATCAAACTTAG
- the prmC gene encoding peptide chain release factor N(5)-glutamine methyltransferase: protein MRLSHLKFHFENSLKDKFPSTEIMSFFHILTEEYLGMQRIDIALKPNIEISKVDETRFNEALHRLKDHEPIQYIIGKTEFFGREFLVNKNVLIPRPETEELVSWIISDSKNSEKQLKILDIGTGSGCIPISLKKELKNTSVFSYDVSSEALLIAKRNAKLNAAEVIFQKLNILETDSLDDNFDVIVSNPPYVRELEKKEMHQNVLVHEPELALYVKDDDALIFYKKITEIAGNCLNAGGNLYFEINQYLSEETKLLVEQFGFEAELKKDIFGNYRMLKAIKK from the coding sequence ATGCGGCTTTCCCATTTAAAATTTCATTTTGAAAATAGCTTAAAAGACAAATTTCCTTCTACAGAAATAATGTCTTTTTTCCACATACTTACTGAGGAATATCTTGGAATGCAAAGAATTGATATTGCTTTAAAACCAAATATTGAAATTTCAAAAGTTGATGAAACAAGATTTAATGAAGCTTTGCATAGACTGAAAGATCACGAGCCTATTCAATATATCATTGGTAAAACTGAGTTTTTTGGGCGAGAGTTTCTGGTGAATAAAAATGTATTGATTCCAAGGCCGGAAACCGAAGAGCTGGTTTCCTGGATCATTTCAGACAGTAAGAATTCAGAAAAGCAACTCAAGATCCTGGATATTGGAACCGGAAGTGGGTGTATCCCAATCAGTTTAAAAAAAGAATTGAAGAATACGTCGGTTTTCTCCTATGACGTTTCATCAGAAGCTCTGCTCATTGCTAAAAGAAATGCTAAATTAAATGCTGCTGAGGTGATCTTCCAGAAACTGAATATTCTGGAAACAGATTCATTAGATGATAATTTTGATGTTATCGTTTCCAATCCCCCTTATGTAAGGGAATTGGAGAAAAAGGAAATGCATCAGAATGTCCTGGTTCACGAACCTGAACTGGCTCTTTATGTGAAAGATGATGATGCTTTGATTTTTTATAAAAAGATCACAGAGATAGCCGGTAATTGTTTGAATGCGGGCGGAAATCTGTATTTTGAGATCAATCAGTATTTATCTGAAGAGACAAAGCTGTTAGTGGAGCAATTTGGTTTTGAAGCAGAACTTAAAAAGGATATTTTTGGCAATTACCGAATGTTGAAGGCAATCAAAAAATAA
- a CDS encoding GNAT family N-acetyltransferase produces the protein MNTWKIREIEPEDNQQVKELVRNVLVEMGVPKVGTAYEDKSLDDMTATYASEKMAYFVVEENSKIIGGAGIAPLTGLEETVCELQKMYFLPEARGRGIGMKMINQCLDFARDQGFKKCYIETLPYMENARKLYHKNGFEVIEKPLGDTGHYNCTVFMIKDL, from the coding sequence ATGAACACATGGAAAATTCGGGAAATCGAACCCGAAGATAATCAGCAGGTTAAAGAATTAGTAAGAAACGTTCTTGTAGAAATGGGCGTTCCTAAAGTAGGTACCGCGTATGAAGATAAATCGCTGGATGATATGACCGCAACCTATGCATCTGAAAAAATGGCGTATTTTGTGGTAGAAGAAAATTCAAAAATTATTGGTGGGGCAGGTATTGCACCACTTACAGGATTGGAAGAGACCGTTTGCGAACTACAAAAAATGTATTTTCTTCCTGAAGCCAGGGGAAGAGGAATTGGGATGAAAATGATCAATCAATGCCTGGATTTTGCAAGAGATCAGGGATTTAAAAAATGCTATATTGAAACCCTGCCTTATATGGAAAATGCCAGAAAGCTTTATCACAAGAACGGGTTTGAAGTAATTGAGAAGCCACTTGGCGATACTGGACATTATAACTGTACGGTTTTCATGATTAAGGACCTTTAA